One Anolis carolinensis isolate JA03-04 chromosome 5, rAnoCar3.1.pri, whole genome shotgun sequence DNA segment encodes these proteins:
- the LOC134299715 gene encoding lysozyme C, milk isozyme-like: MRLSVLSHFCLLLVANKAKPLYKCNVAEALKAEGMDRYGGYSLGDWLCVIHYTSGFDPEYEDDGFAGQNHYGIFQIDSHNWCYEDCVSSKKKCNVPCSMFLDKDLKDDIACAKKIVSSYDDIDYWKVWRDYCYRKNNTKWLHKCKL, from the exons ATGCGGCTTTCCGTCCTCTCCCACTTCTGCCTGCTTCTTGTAGCAAACAAAGCCAAGCCGTTATACAAATGCAACGTAGCCGAGGCCTTGAAGGCGGAAGGGATGGATCGATACGGAGGCTATTCCCTGGGCGACT GGCTATGTGTGATCCATTACACAAGCGGTTTTGACCCCGAGTACGAGGACGATGGCTTTGCTGGCCAAAACCATTATGGCATTTTCCAGATTGACAGCCACAATTGGTGCTATGAGGATTGTGTCAGTTCAAAGAAGAAGTGCAACGTACCTTGCTCAA TGTTCTTAGACAAAGACCTCAAGGATGATATTGCATGCGCAAAAAAAATTGTCTCCTCGTACGACGATATTGATTACTG GAAAGTATGGAGAGATTACTGTTATAGAAAGAACAATACGAAATGGTTGCATAAATGTAAACTGTGA